Proteins encoded by one window of Marixanthomonas sp. SCSIO 43207:
- a CDS encoding S-adenosyl-l-methionine hydroxide adenosyltransferase family protein, whose protein sequence is MPIITLTTDFGEKDHFAGAVKGAIYSELPDIKIVDISHSVSPFHITEAAYIIQNAYRSFPKDTIHLIGIDSELTPENKHIAVYLDGHYFICANNGIISMLASEINPEKIVEINIHDRVESNFPVLDVFVKVACHIARGGTLDVIGKVISEIKQIRDLRPVVNSENTQIIGNVIYIDNYGNVVCNIKKSLFEEIGKGRAYTIQARRAKFNEVYSNYSDAINFDIPPEKREEDGKKLALWNSSNYLELAIYKSNPSTVGSASTLFGLEYWDTISVTFK, encoded by the coding sequence ATGCCCATTATTACACTTACTACTGATTTTGGAGAGAAAGATCACTTTGCAGGAGCGGTTAAAGGTGCTATTTACAGTGAATTACCTGATATAAAAATTGTTGATATCTCACACTCTGTATCGCCGTTTCATATTACTGAAGCTGCTTATATAATTCAAAACGCTTATAGGAGTTTTCCTAAAGACACCATACACTTAATAGGCATTGACTCTGAGTTAACTCCAGAAAACAAGCATATTGCTGTATATCTAGACGGTCATTATTTTATTTGTGCCAATAATGGGATTATTTCAATGTTGGCTTCAGAAATTAATCCTGAAAAAATTGTTGAAATAAACATACACGACCGCGTAGAGTCTAATTTTCCCGTGCTCGATGTTTTTGTAAAAGTTGCGTGTCACATTGCTCGCGGCGGAACACTCGATGTAATAGGAAAAGTGATTTCTGAAATAAAACAAATACGTGATTTGCGCCCGGTAGTAAATTCAGAAAATACTCAAATAATTGGTAATGTAATCTATATTGACAATTACGGAAACGTAGTTTGTAATATCAAAAAATCTTTATTTGAAGAAATAGGAAAAGGACGCGCTTACACCATACAAGCAAGACGCGCTAAGTTTAATGAAGTATACTCAAACTATAGTGATGCTATAAATTTTGACATTCCGCCAGAAAAACGAGAAGAAGACGGAAAAAAATTGGCGCTCTGGAACTCGTCAAACTATCTAGAGTTAGCCATTTACAAAAGCAACCCAAGTACTGTAGGAAGCGCTTCTACGCTATTTGGATTGGAATATTGGGATACTATTTCAGTAACTTTTAAATAA
- a CDS encoding putative quinol monooxygenase — MFTRIVKMNFKAEEVDSFLSNFEQIKKKIRNFPGCEFLQLYRDKHTKTIFFTYSRWKNEADLEAYRHSDLFKGVWAETKPKFKEKAAAWSVDTLHTLD; from the coding sequence ATGTTTACACGAATTGTAAAAATGAATTTTAAAGCTGAAGAAGTTGATTCTTTTCTCAGTAACTTTGAACAGATTAAGAAGAAAATTAGAAATTTTCCTGGCTGTGAATTTTTACAATTATACCGTGATAAACATACCAAAACAATCTTTTTTACATATAGTCGTTGGAAGAATGAAGCAGATCTAGAAGCTTATCGTCATAGCGACTTATTTAAAGGTGTTTGGGCTGAGACAAAACCTAAGTTTAAAGAAAAGGCTGCAGCTTGGAGTGTAGACACACTTCACACACTAGACTAA
- the gldF gene encoding gliding motility-associated ABC transporter permease subunit GldF translates to MIALIKREISAFFASTIGYLVIAVFLVINGLFLWVFKGDYNILDAGFADLASFFELAPWVLLFLIPAVTMRSFSDELKMGTLELLVTKPISLKNIVLGKYIGAVLLILIALLPTVLYIVTISQLGNPAGNWDVGSTIGSYIGLFFLVLAYTAVGVFSSTLSHNQIVAFIISVFLCFVLYYGFEGITNLGIDFPIETLGMKAHFDSVARGVLDTRDIVYFLSIAGFFIVCTILKLKKRN, encoded by the coding sequence ATGATTGCATTAATTAAACGGGAAATAAGTGCTTTTTTTGCCAGTACTATTGGGTATTTGGTGATTGCTGTTTTTTTGGTAATTAACGGACTATTTTTGTGGGTTTTTAAAGGTGACTATAATATTCTTGATGCAGGATTTGCAGATTTAGCTTCCTTTTTTGAATTGGCACCTTGGGTTTTACTATTTCTTATTCCTGCTGTTACAATGCGCAGTTTTAGTGATGAGTTAAAAATGGGAACTCTCGAGTTACTAGTTACCAAACCTATATCATTAAAAAACATTGTATTAGGTAAATATATTGGAGCTGTACTTCTTATCCTCATTGCTTTGCTCCCAACGGTTTTATACATAGTTACCATTTCGCAGTTAGGAAATCCTGCCGGAAACTGGGACGTAGGCAGTACAATTGGCTCCTACATAGGATTATTCTTCTTAGTGTTGGCATATACAGCTGTAGGAGTTTTTTCTTCTACACTTTCACACAATCAAATTGTGGCTTTTATAATTTCGGTTTTCCTATGTTTTGTCCTTTATTATGGCTTTGAGGGTATAACCAATTTAGGAATTGACTTCCCTATTGAAACTCTAGGAATGAAAGCACATTTTGACAGCGTTGCTCGTGGTGTTTTGGATACTCGAGATATTGTCTACTTTTTGAGTATTGCAGGGTTTTTTATTGTTTGTACCATTTTAAAGCTGAAAAAACGCAATTAA
- the gldG gene encoding gliding motility-associated ABC transporter substrate-binding protein GldG, translating into MHKKTIQHIIVLLIVFILVNVVASYVYKRFDLTQDQRYTLSEAAKETVATAKSPIVIDVFLEGNFPPEFNRLQSETKQLLEEFSAYNPNIKFEFINPLEVDNAQALQQEFAQRNMNGAQIEVRENGKVSTETVFPWALAYYNDKSVAIPLLKNQLGTSTEERVTNSIQNLEYAFADGFNKLITPKKRKVAVLKGNQELADRYVANFLSTLKDYYFLAPFTLDSAAVAPNKTLQQLQTFDLVIAAKPTQAFSDSEKYILDQYIMNGGRSLWLIDATENKIDSISGKTFAFGKELNLNDFFFKYGLRVNPNLVKDVYSAPIVLAQGSEQNSQYNRYPWFFSPLTSSANNHPIVTNIEAVKFDYASTIDTLPNSVKKTVLLSTSPITQVIGLPYEIDLDQEIPDNLQIVNQGPDPNRFNAGEKPLAVLLEGEIPSAFTNRIKPFSNSEDKKLSTSTKMVVISDGDVIKNQLDGNRPLELGFDKFTQAFYGNKEFLLNTVNYLLDDSGLINIRTKKIAIPFLDPQKTAEQRTQWQLINLLLPLGLLAIFGFAFQYFRKRKYTR; encoded by the coding sequence ATGCATAAAAAAACCATACAACATATAATTGTTTTATTAATTGTTTTCATTCTTGTAAATGTAGTAGCATCATACGTTTACAAGAGGTTTGATTTAACACAAGACCAACGATACACACTTTCTGAAGCAGCCAAAGAAACCGTAGCAACAGCCAAATCTCCTATCGTTATTGATGTTTTTTTGGAAGGAAACTTTCCTCCAGAATTTAACAGATTACAATCTGAAACTAAACAATTATTAGAGGAGTTTTCGGCATATAATCCCAATATAAAATTTGAATTTATCAATCCTTTGGAAGTTGATAATGCTCAAGCTTTACAACAAGAGTTTGCTCAAAGAAATATGAATGGTGCTCAAATAGAGGTACGTGAAAACGGAAAAGTAAGTACCGAAACTGTATTTCCGTGGGCACTTGCTTATTATAACGATAAAAGTGTAGCAATTCCGTTGTTAAAAAATCAATTGGGAACCTCAACTGAAGAGCGCGTCACAAACTCTATTCAAAATTTGGAGTATGCTTTTGCAGATGGTTTTAACAAGTTAATTACTCCCAAGAAAAGAAAAGTAGCTGTTTTAAAAGGAAATCAAGAGCTTGCAGATCGATACGTTGCAAACTTTCTCTCTACATTAAAAGATTATTATTTTCTTGCTCCATTTACATTAGATTCGGCTGCAGTAGCACCCAATAAAACACTGCAACAATTACAAACTTTTGATTTAGTTATTGCAGCAAAACCTACTCAAGCTTTTTCAGATTCAGAAAAATATATACTCGATCAATATATTATGAACGGAGGCCGCTCTTTATGGCTTATTGATGCTACCGAAAATAAAATAGATAGTATTAGTGGCAAAACATTTGCCTTTGGGAAAGAATTAAACCTAAACGATTTCTTTTTTAAATATGGCCTGCGTGTCAATCCTAACCTTGTAAAAGATGTTTACTCTGCTCCTATTGTTTTGGCACAAGGAAGTGAGCAAAATTCACAATACAATCGCTATCCGTGGTTTTTTAGTCCTTTGACAAGCAGCGCAAATAATCATCCTATTGTAACCAACATTGAAGCTGTAAAGTTTGATTATGCCAGTACTATTGACACCTTACCAAACTCAGTTAAGAAAACAGTATTACTTTCTACCTCTCCTATTACACAAGTAATTGGACTACCTTATGAAATAGACCTTGATCAAGAAATTCCTGATAATTTACAAATTGTAAACCAAGGACCCGACCCCAACCGGTTTAACGCTGGAGAAAAACCACTGGCTGTTTTATTGGAAGGAGAAATACCATCAGCTTTTACAAACCGTATAAAACCCTTTTCAAATTCAGAAGATAAAAAGCTATCAACTTCTACAAAGATGGTGGTAATAAGCGATGGCGATGTGATTAAAAACCAACTTGACGGAAATAGACCATTAGAATTAGGTTTTGACAAGTTTACACAAGCTTTTTACGGAAATAAAGAGTTTTTATTGAATACAGTCAATTATTTACTTGATGACAGTGGACTTATAAACATTCGGACCAAAAAAATCGCTATTCCTTTCCTTGATCCTCAAAAAACTGCTGAGCAACGTACCCAATGGCAATTGATTAATCTCCTGTTACCGTTAGGTTTACTAGCTATTTTCGGATTTGCTTTTCAGTATTTCAGAAAGCGAAAGTATACTCGCTAA
- the dnaN gene encoding DNA polymerase III subunit beta, which produces MKFIVSSSYLLKQLQVLGGIINTNNTLPILDNFLFNLDGSSLTVSASDLETTISSKLEVESNEKGSVCIPARLLLDTLKTFPEQPLAFTVEDNNTVEISSNHGKYALAYADGEEFPTAVELSDPSATVIQGDILATAINKTFFATGNDDLRPVMSGVFFQFSSEALTFVATDAHKLVKYTREDVTATETAEFIMPKKPLNLLKSILAGSEDDVTIEYNESNAKFTFENTEMVCRLIDGKYPNYEAVIPKENPNKLSIDRTQFLNSVRRVSIFSNKTTHQIRLKIAGSELNISAEDVDYSNKAEERLTCDYQGDDMQIGFNSRFLTEMLNNLTSDDVSLEMSLPNRAGILTPVDGLDEGEQVTMLVMPVMLNN; this is translated from the coding sequence ATGAAATTCATTGTATCGAGTTCATATTTACTGAAACAACTGCAAGTACTTGGAGGTATTATAAACACAAATAATACGCTTCCAATTTTAGATAATTTTTTGTTTAACCTTGACGGAAGCTCGCTTACGGTATCTGCTTCAGATTTAGAAACTACAATTTCTTCAAAATTGGAAGTAGAAAGCAATGAGAAAGGTAGTGTTTGTATTCCTGCAAGATTACTTTTAGATACATTAAAAACGTTTCCTGAACAACCATTAGCATTTACTGTAGAAGACAATAATACAGTAGAAATAAGCAGTAACCACGGTAAATATGCCTTGGCTTATGCAGATGGTGAAGAGTTTCCTACAGCTGTTGAGTTAAGTGACCCCTCAGCTACTGTCATTCAAGGAGATATCTTGGCAACTGCAATTAACAAAACGTTCTTTGCAACCGGTAATGATGATTTACGTCCTGTGATGAGTGGTGTATTTTTTCAGTTTTCATCAGAAGCACTAACATTTGTTGCTACAGATGCTCATAAACTTGTAAAATATACCCGTGAAGATGTAACGGCTACCGAGACTGCTGAATTTATTATGCCTAAAAAACCATTGAATTTACTAAAAAGCATTCTTGCTGGAAGTGAAGACGATGTGACAATTGAATACAATGAAAGTAATGCAAAATTTACTTTTGAAAATACTGAAATGGTGTGTCGCCTTATCGATGGAAAATATCCTAATTATGAAGCGGTAATCCCAAAAGAAAACCCAAATAAGTTAAGTATTGACCGTACACAATTTTTAAACTCTGTACGCCGTGTGTCTATTTTCTCAAATAAAACAACACACCAAATACGGTTAAAAATTGCAGGTTCTGAACTTAATATCTCTGCTGAAGATGTTGATTATAGCAACAAGGCAGAGGAACGATTAACTTGCGATTATCAAGGAGACGATATGCAAATAGGTTTTAACTCTCGTTTTTTAACTGAAATGCTAAACAACCTTACCAGCGATGATGTTTCATTAGAAATGTCACTACCCAACCGCGCCGGGATTTTAACCCCTGTTGATGGACTAGATGAAGGCGAGCAAGTTACTATGCTTGTTATGCCGGTAATGCTAAATAATTAA
- a CDS encoding cytochrome-c peroxidase, with product MKNIVYILALCLLASCSKDDTGYVATPTPVELEIPANFPDIKYNLSGNPLTKEGIELGKSLFYDGRLSSNGVVSCGFCHEQAFSFTHHGHSVSHGVNGEVGFRNSQPLHNLAFYEEFTWDGAAIHLDLQPIIPITSEVEMNETIPGVLTKLRSNKVYQKMFKNAFGDSEINSERMLKALSQFMITMISGNSKYDKYIRDEGVSLTQQELEGLDLFNSKCASCHQGELFTDQSYKNNGLPLNNQFPDEEGRKRVTGNPNDFYKFRVPSLRNVALSFPYMHDGRFGTLQDVLDYYDNGMVDNGNVDSSLLREDGSFGITLSESEKKQIISFLKTLTDNEFIQNKDFAEY from the coding sequence ATGAAAAATATAGTATACATATTGGCGCTATGCCTTTTGGCATCCTGTTCTAAAGATGATACGGGTTATGTTGCAACGCCTACACCGGTAGAACTAGAAATACCAGCCAATTTTCCAGACATTAAATATAATCTTTCTGGCAACCCCCTTACTAAAGAAGGGATTGAGCTAGGTAAGTCGTTGTTTTATGACGGAAGGTTATCATCAAATGGAGTTGTTTCTTGCGGATTTTGTCACGAACAAGCATTTTCATTTACCCATCACGGCCATTCTGTAAGTCATGGTGTAAATGGCGAAGTAGGTTTTAGAAACTCACAACCGCTCCACAACTTGGCTTTTTATGAAGAATTTACTTGGGATGGAGCAGCCATTCATCTAGATCTACAACCTATTATTCCTATAACAAGTGAAGTAGAAATGAATGAAACCATTCCGGGGGTTCTTACCAAGCTTCGTTCAAATAAGGTGTATCAAAAAATGTTTAAAAATGCATTTGGTGATTCTGAAATTAATAGTGAACGAATGCTAAAGGCTTTAAGTCAATTTATGATTACCATGATTTCTGGAAATAGTAAGTATGATAAATATATTCGTGATGAAGGGGTAAGTCTTACACAACAAGAACTGGAAGGACTCGATCTTTTTAATTCAAAATGTGCTTCTTGCCACCAAGGCGAATTATTTACAGATCAATCTTATAAAAACAACGGATTACCGTTAAATAACCAATTTCCTGATGAAGAAGGCCGCAAACGCGTTACCGGAAACCCTAATGATTTTTACAAGTTTAGGGTACCAAGTTTGCGTAACGTAGCATTATCCTTTCCTTATATGCACGACGGGCGTTTTGGTACGTTACAAGATGTTTTGGATTATTATGACAACGGGATGGTTGATAATGGAAATGTGGATTCATCTTTATTGAGAGAAGACGGCTCTTTTGGTATAACACTTTCAGAAAGTGAAAAAAAACAGATTATTTCATTCTTAAAAACATTAACAGATAATGAATTTATTCAAAATAAAGATTTTGCAGAATATTAA
- a CDS encoding MbnP family protein: MKNFKYAVMVLLAATLLSCSSDDETATISGEGNLTIEFDNAYNTSDLLLETTTYSANNPEEIKINAVKYIVSNIRLEDDNGNIFVYPKNESYFIVNESDVSSQFISLKNIPAANYTKLTFGIGVDQEKYQQGAEGQGAFLEQATEEGMMWSWQAGYKFLVYEGLFTSTEFPEETAFAIHMGSHGSALDNYKEVTVNLPVSAKLRTNKTPEIHVISDVSKILNGPNKLYLEEKSQIHVDPEKAPLIAENVTTMFSVDHVHNE, translated from the coding sequence ATGAAAAATTTTAAATATGCAGTAATGGTATTACTTGCTGCAACCTTATTATCTTGTTCTTCTGATGATGAAACAGCGACTATTTCAGGAGAAGGAAACTTAACAATCGAATTTGATAACGCCTATAATACTTCAGATTTACTTCTAGAAACAACCACCTATTCAGCAAATAATCCTGAAGAGATTAAAATTAATGCGGTAAAATATATTGTAAGTAACATTAGACTTGAAGATGACAACGGAAACATTTTTGTTTATCCAAAAAACGAATCCTATTTCATAGTTAATGAAAGTGATGTTTCTTCACAATTTATATCATTAAAAAATATTCCAGCTGCAAACTATACTAAGCTTACATTTGGTATTGGTGTTGACCAAGAAAAATACCAACAAGGAGCTGAAGGACAAGGAGCGTTTCTGGAACAAGCAACCGAAGAAGGAATGATGTGGTCTTGGCAAGCCGGATACAAGTTTTTGGTATACGAAGGCTTATTTACTTCAACTGAATTTCCTGAAGAAACAGCTTTTGCTATTCACATGGGAAGCCACGGTAGCGCCCTTGACAATTATAAAGAAGTTACTGTAAATCTTCCTGTTTCAGCAAAACTAAGAACCAATAAAACACCTGAAATTCATGTAATATCAGACGTTTCAAAAATTTTAAACGGTCCTAATAAACTGTATTTAGAAGAGAAATCACAAATTCATGTAGACCCAGAAAAAGCACCTTTAATTGCTGAAAATGTAACAACTATGTTTTCTGTAGATCACGTTCATAACGAGTAA
- a CDS encoding sorbosone dehydrogenase family protein, with the protein MKKITLVLLIAFTLLSCKQKVAEQKAKSDPELAKKEYTADTVKTSIGDLILPAPYATKSTAKVYSLVEWPENTKPKAPEGFTVSKFADGFDNPRWTYIAPNGDFFVVESNTRNSANKITLLRDQNNDGTFEVRETFLENLNQPFGMLVVGKSFYVANTDGLYKYPYTEGQTSLKDVEGTKIVDLPAGGYNNHWTRNIITNDARNKIYISVGSASNVGEYGMEEEKRRANILEVNLDGTGEKVYASGLRNPVGMDWNPITGELWTAVNERDKLGDNLVPDYITSVKKGGFYGWPYSYYGQIEDPRMKDKADSLVDKAIMPDVPVGSHTASLGFTFYTANQFPEKYKNGAFIGQHGSWNRSKFSGYKVTFVPFSEGKPTGKQQDFLNGFIANESEGTVYGRPVGVTVTPNGALLVNDDTGNTIWKISYNQ; encoded by the coding sequence ATGAAAAAAATTACGCTAGTACTATTAATTGCGTTCACCCTACTTTCTTGTAAACAAAAAGTAGCCGAACAAAAGGCAAAATCTGATCCAGAATTAGCCAAAAAAGAATACACTGCAGACACCGTAAAAACTAGCATTGGTGATTTGATTCTTCCAGCTCCTTATGCAACCAAATCTACTGCCAAAGTTTACAGCTTGGTAGAATGGCCGGAAAACACAAAACCTAAAGCACCAGAAGGTTTTACTGTAAGCAAATTTGCCGATGGGTTTGACAATCCTCGTTGGACCTACATTGCTCCCAATGGTGATTTCTTTGTTGTAGAATCAAATACACGTAACAGTGCTAACAAAATCACATTACTTCGTGATCAAAATAACGATGGTACCTTTGAGGTACGAGAGACATTCCTAGAAAACCTAAATCAGCCATTTGGGATGTTGGTGGTTGGAAAATCTTTTTATGTTGCCAATACTGATGGTCTTTATAAGTATCCATATACAGAAGGTCAAACCTCTTTAAAGGATGTAGAAGGAACTAAAATAGTTGATTTACCCGCAGGTGGTTATAATAATCATTGGACACGAAATATTATTACTAATGATGCAAGAAATAAAATTTATATTTCAGTGGGTTCTGCTAGTAATGTAGGCGAATACGGTATGGAAGAAGAAAAAAGACGTGCTAATATTCTAGAGGTAAATCTAGACGGAACCGGTGAAAAAGTCTATGCAAGCGGCTTACGTAATCCTGTGGGTATGGACTGGAATCCAATAACAGGAGAACTTTGGACCGCCGTTAACGAGCGTGATAAATTAGGAGATAATCTGGTACCAGATTATATTACCAGTGTTAAAAAAGGTGGTTTTTATGGTTGGCCGTATTCATACTATGGTCAAATTGAAGATCCTAGAATGAAAGACAAAGCAGATTCATTGGTTGATAAAGCTATAATGCCAGATGTCCCTGTAGGTTCACATACAGCATCTTTAGGCTTTACATTTTATACTGCAAATCAATTTCCCGAAAAATATAAAAATGGAGCTTTTATTGGCCAACACGGTTCTTGGAATCGTTCAAAGTTTTCTGGATACAAAGTAACCTTTGTTCCTTTTTCTGAAGGAAAACCTACCGGTAAACAACAAGATTTTCTTAACGGTTTTATAGCCAATGAAAGTGAGGGAACGGTTTATGGACGTCCGGTTGGAGTAACCGTAACACCCAACGGCGCACTTTTGGTAAACGACGATACCGGAAACACAATCTGGAAAATAAGCTACAATCAATAA